One Tindallia magadiensis genomic region harbors:
- a CDS encoding 3-methyl-2-oxobutanoate dehydrogenase subunit VorB, with amino-acid sequence MSKVLMKGNEAIAEAAIKAGCKAFFGYPITPQNEIPEYMSREMGKHGGVFVQAESEVAAINMVYGAAGAGVRTMTSSSSPGIALKQEGITYIAGAEVPCVIVDVSRGGPGLGSIQPSQGDYFIATRGGGNGDYRHVALAPASIQEAVDLVMEAFDIADQYRNPVFVLADGMIGQMMEPVEFKTPPKRELPAKDWASTGTKNKRKPNIINSLALDPALLEQHNLKLDGKYQEMIKNEVRVETFNMDKDPEIVLTSYGITSRVAKNAIEILEKEGIRAGLIRPISLWPFPEKAYQEIPASAKAVLSIEMSMGQMIDDVKIALAGKLPAYLYGRPGGMCPEPQAVADKAKEILGGVK; translated from the coding sequence ATGAGTAAAGTACTGATGAAAGGAAACGAAGCAATCGCAGAAGCAGCAATTAAAGCTGGTTGCAAAGCTTTCTTTGGATATCCGATAACACCTCAAAATGAAATTCCTGAGTATATGTCAAGAGAAATGGGGAAACATGGTGGTGTGTTTGTACAGGCAGAGTCAGAAGTAGCGGCTATTAACATGGTGTATGGAGCGGCAGGTGCAGGTGTCAGAACAATGACATCATCTTCTTCTCCGGGAATTGCCCTCAAACAGGAAGGGATCACCTATATTGCTGGCGCTGAAGTTCCTTGTGTTATTGTAGATGTTAGTCGTGGTGGTCCTGGTTTAGGAAGTATTCAACCTTCCCAGGGAGACTATTTTATTGCTACCAGAGGTGGTGGAAATGGTGACTATCGACATGTAGCGTTAGCACCAGCCAGTATTCAGGAAGCTGTAGATTTAGTGATGGAGGCTTTTGATATTGCTGATCAGTACCGAAATCCAGTGTTTGTTTTAGCGGATGGTATGATTGGTCAGATGATGGAACCAGTGGAGTTCAAAACTCCTCCTAAGAGGGAACTGCCAGCAAAGGACTGGGCGAGCACTGGTACTAAAAATAAACGAAAACCAAATATTATTAACTCTTTAGCCTTAGATCCTGCACTTTTAGAACAACACAACCTGAAACTGGATGGTAAATATCAGGAAATGATAAAGAATGAAGTACGGGTAGAGACCTTCAATATGGATAAGGATCCGGAAATTGTATTAACGTCTTACGGCATTACCTCCAGAGTAGCAAAAAATGCCATTGAAATTCTTGAAAAAGAAGGTATACGAGCAGGACTTATTCGTCCTATATCTTTATGGCCTTTTCCTGAAAAAGCATACCAAGAAATACCTGCCAGCGCAAAGGCTGTTCTTTCTATCGAAATGAGCATGGGACAAATGATCGACGATGTGAAAATTGCATTAGCTGGTAAGCTTCCGGCATATCTTTATGGAAGACCTGGTGGTATGTGCCCGGAACCACAGGCAGTAGCTGATAAAGCCAAAGAAATTCTTGGAGGTGTTAAGTAA